The Elusimicrobiaceae bacterium genome includes the window GTTATAGCTGTTCCACCGGTCCAGCGCGGTGTACTCCGAGGGCACCACACCCAGCCCCCGGAATACTCTTGAGGCGTCGGCTTTGAAATTGGACGCGATCCCGGAAACCGACTGCACTGGCGTCACCATGGTCGCCAGCTCTTTGAGTCCTGCGGAATTTTCAAGCGACTCAAGCACCTCGGCATAGCCGGAAATGGCAGGCGCGTCGCCGCCCGCGCCGCCGAATTCGTAATAGCCTCTGGCGTAGATCTGCATATGCCCGCATGCCCGCACGATCGCGGTTTCCAGCAGTTTCTGCACACTGGCGGTGAACCCGCCGAACAGCAGGATTGCCGCCGCGCTTAAAGCCGCCGCGCTCACGGTCGCGAGCGACCGGCGCGGATTGCGCAGCACGTTGCGGGCTGAAAGAACCGTGATCTTCACAGGATCGTGCCGTCCATTATCATGAAAATATCCTCCGCGTTGGCTATGAGATCCCGGTCGTGGGAAGAGAATACGAACGTTGTTTTATGGCACACCTGCAGATGCTGCATCAGCTGGATTATTTCGGTGCCGGTTTTGTGGTCGAGATTGGCGGTTGGTTCATCGGCCAGCACGAGCACAGGATCCTTGACCAGCGCGCGCGCGATCGCGGTGCGCTGCCGCTGGCCGCCGGAAATTTCATTGGGGAGGTGGTTCGCGAATTCCGTCAGTCCCACTGTTTCGAGCGTTTTCATTACGCGCTCATGCACCTTGTCCGGCGCGGTTTTGGCCAGCAGCAGCGGATATTCCACGTTTTCGTAGACCGACAGCACCGGTATCAGGTTGAAGTTCTGGAAAATGTAGCCTATGTTGCGGGCCCGGAACTCGGCGAGCGCGTCGTCGGACAGGGCTGTCACGTCCGTGCCGCATACCTCGATGCTTCCGGCGGTGGGCGTGTCAATGCAGCCGATAAGGTTTAAAAGAGTTGATTTGCCGCTTCCGCTCGCGCCGATCACCACGTTGAATTTTCCGGCCGGCAGATCCGCCGTTATGCCGCGCAGCGCGTCAATGCGGGAACCGCCGAAGTCGTATGTCCTGGTGACTCCGGCAAGCCGTACCGCGCAATTATTGTCTTTTACCCCGTTCGCGCATTCCATATAGGATAATAATACAAAATCCGGCGGAGCGGATGTGTTCCGGCAATGGCGCGGCAGCTTGCGGCTGCGCCATGAAGAATCACCGCCGTTGCTGTTTTGGCCGATATTTCACGCCAGGGTGACTTTACAGAGTCCGAGCGTGGTTGTCAAACACAAAATATTCCCTTGGATACCGCGGAGATGCGCGCTGCTATAAAATCCGGTTTGTGGGCGTGCTGTATTTTGGTATCATATTGTGAGATTTTTCTTTGATTCTGAAGGTTATCAGGGGCTGGTGGCGGAACTGGTAGACGCGACGGACTTAAAATCCGTTGGCCGCAAGGCCGTAGGGGTTCGACCCCCCTCCTGCCCATTGTTTTCCCGGAGAGTATCATGTTCGAGGATTTTCTAAGCAGTCTGGCTTTTTTCTTCAAAGGCATAAGCACGCCGGTGAAAGAGGGGCATCTTATCATCGCGTATGCGGGCGTGGGCGTGGTGGTGGGCCTTCTTGTCGCCATGCTGCTGCGCAGCTGGATAGTGTTCTGGCTGGGGCTGATCGCGTTCGGGTTCTGCCTGTACTTCTTCCGCGATCCGATGCGCTACGCTCCGTTCGCGCCGGACGAAATAGCCAGCCCGGCGGACGGTCATGTCCTGTCCATTAAAACCGAGAATGATCCCGAGGTGCTGGTCGTCCGTATTTTCCTTTCGATTATGGATGTGCATATCCAGCGCGCCACTATTAACGGCAAAATAGGCGAACAGGCTTATCATCACGGCACTTTCGCGTTCGCCAACGCCGGACAGGCGGCGGACAATGAGCGCAATTTCATTCCCATCACCGGCGAGAATGGCCGGTACGCGCATGTCGAGCAGATTACCGGCGCGATCGCCCGGCGCATTGTCAGCTGGGTGAAAAAGGATCAGCCGGTGC containing:
- a CDS encoding ABC transporter ATP-binding protein, yielding MECANGVKDNNCAVRLAGVTRTYDFGGSRIDALRGITADLPAGKFNVVIGASGSGKSTLLNLIGCIDTPTAGSIEVCGTDVTALSDDALAEFRARNIGYIFQNFNLIPVLSVYENVEYPLLLAKTAPDKVHERVMKTLETVGLTEFANHLPNEISGGQRQRTAIARALVKDPVLVLADEPTANLDHKTGTEIIQLMQHLQVCHKTTFVFSSHDRDLIANAEDIFMIMDGTIL
- a CDS encoding phosphatidylserine decarboxylase, with the translated sequence MFEDFLSSLAFFFKGISTPVKEGHLIIAYAGVGVVVGLLVAMLLRSWIVFWLGLIAFGFCLYFFRDPMRYAPFAPDEIASPADGHVLSIKTENDPEVLVVRIFLSIMDVHIQRATINGKIGEQAYHHGTFAFANAGQAADNERNFIPITGENGRYAHVEQITGAIARRIVSWVKKDQPVRIGAKLGLIYFGSQVAVYLPARSVRVLVHEGQPVQGGISTIALWTDSPKPDEVACGEPAKP